The proteins below come from a single Longimicrobium sp. genomic window:
- the gnd gene encoding phosphogluconate dehydrogenase (NAD(+)-dependent, decarboxylating) has translation MRLGMVGLGKMGGNMAQRLTRGGHELVVFDRDPEVTRAVAEASGAKAAASLQELVAALDGPRAVWVMVPAGPPTEQVLSDLADICDPGDVLIDGGNSNYNDSKRRAAELETRGLRLMDAGTSGGIWGLENGYCLMVGGAPEAAAVCEPVFRTLAPEGGYAHVGPSGSGHFAKMVHNGIEYGLLQAYAEGFEILHKSGFEYDLEGIASLWNHGSVVRSWLLELLERAYAEEGPALERIKDWVADSGEGRWTVETAMALDVPAPVITLSLLARFRSRQEQSYSAQVVAALRNQFGGHSIKTTDGAGGA, from the coding sequence ATGCGGCTGGGGATGGTGGGGCTCGGAAAGATGGGCGGCAACATGGCGCAGCGGCTGACCCGCGGCGGGCACGAGCTCGTGGTGTTCGACCGCGACCCCGAGGTCACGCGCGCCGTGGCCGAGGCGTCGGGCGCGAAGGCTGCGGCTTCGCTGCAGGAACTGGTGGCCGCGCTGGATGGGCCACGGGCCGTGTGGGTGATGGTGCCCGCGGGCCCGCCGACGGAGCAGGTGCTGAGCGACCTGGCAGACATCTGCGATCCCGGCGACGTGCTGATCGACGGCGGCAACAGCAACTACAACGACAGCAAGCGCCGCGCGGCCGAGCTGGAAACGCGCGGGCTGCGGCTGATGGACGCCGGCACCAGCGGCGGCATCTGGGGGCTGGAGAACGGCTACTGCCTGATGGTGGGCGGCGCGCCGGAGGCCGCGGCGGTGTGCGAGCCCGTGTTCCGGACGCTCGCCCCCGAGGGCGGCTACGCGCACGTGGGGCCCAGCGGCTCCGGCCACTTCGCCAAGATGGTGCACAACGGCATCGAGTACGGGCTGCTGCAGGCGTACGCCGAGGGCTTCGAGATCCTCCACAAGTCCGGCTTCGAGTACGACCTGGAGGGGATCGCCTCGCTCTGGAACCACGGCAGCGTGGTGCGCTCGTGGCTGCTGGAACTGCTGGAGCGCGCGTACGCCGAAGAGGGCCCGGCGCTGGAGCGGATCAAGGACTGGGTGGCGGATTCGGGCGAGGGGCGGTGGACGGTGGAAACCGCGATGGCGCTGGACGTGCCCGCGCCCGTCATCACCCTGTCGCTGCTGGCGCGCTTCCGCTCGCGCCAGGAGCAGTCGTACTCGGCGCAGGTGGTGGCCGCGCTGCGCAACCAGTTCGGCGGCCACTCCATCAAGACGACGGACGGGGCGGGGGGCGCGTGA